The genomic region TTGCGAAAATATGGTAGAAAGAAATAACGTCTGTATAATATGTTTGATGGTTGGAAACAAAAAGAACATTATTTTTAGGTAAGTCTTTTAATATTTCCATTCCTTCAACTTCTAAGTTGTTATGTAACTTAAGTCTTGGGTAAGTTAATGCTGCTAGTGTACCAATAAGCATTCTCTTTAAGAAAATGACATTACCAAAATTATCACGTCTTATTAATTGAAATTTTTTCTTTTTATTGGTATCCTGACTACTCGCTTCATCAAATACTTCTGTTATCTTCTTTGGATCTTTACTATTTTCTTTCATTATCAATATTATATATCTACCTGATAGTGTTGCTATTCAGACAGTGTTCTATTACATATACTCTATTTTTAAACGACTAGTTTAAAAGTTTAATAAAATTAGGATGAACACAAAAATACAAAATATTCTTCCGAAAGAAGTGTAATTATAATATAACTTTTCTGTGATTTTGTTAAGAGCTATATAATGCTCTCTATTGCAGAAGAGGTTATTCATTTATTTTCACGGAGAAATCTTAAGAATTATTTATTTTTGCAAAAATGTCACTTTTGCTACTGAAAAAGGCTTGTTTAAACTCTTTAAGGATTAAAGTTCAATGTTTTAGTAGATAAATGTTTGTCTATTCTAAAAAATAAAGTTACATTTGCAGGCATTTCGAGGGAAATTATAATCGAAGACACAATGTACGCAATTGTAGAAATAGCAGGTCAGCAATTCAAAGTTGAAGAAAATAAATACATCTACACGCATAAATTAAACTCTGAAGAGGGTGCTGCGGTAGAATTTGATAAAGTTCTTCTAGTTGATAACGCTGACAACGTATCAGTAGGAGCACCAACTGTAGAAGGTGCAAAAGTGACAGGTAAAGTACTTGGTCACGTGAAAGGCGAAAAAGTTATCGTCTTCAAAAAGAAGAGAAGAAAAGGATACAGAGTGAAGAACGGTCATAGACAACACTTCACAAAGGTTCTTATCGAAGGTATCTCTAACTAATTGATTTTAGAAATCGAATCCATAACGATAAAAAGACATGGCACACAAGAAAGGAGCGGGTAGCTCGAGAAACGGTAGAGAGTCGGAAAGTAAACGACTTGGTGTGAAAATTTTCGGTGGATCAGCAGCTAAAGCTGGTAATATCCTTGTTAGACAACGTGGTACTACTCACCACCCAGGTCAAAACGTAGGTATGGGAAAAGATCACACGTTATTTGCCCTAGTTGATGGAACTGTTGAGTTCAAAAAGAAAAGACTAGGTAGATCTTATATTTCAGTAGTTCCAACTGCTGAGTAATATTCAAGGTCGATTATATTAAGAGGTTCAAACCTATCACTTAGGTTTGGGCCTTTTTTTGTCTGATTAAAAGTTTAAGATTCTTAAAAAGAATAATTGTGTTAAAGTACTGGGGATTTTGTAATTATTTTTATCTAATTATTGTTACAATTCTACCTAATTAAGTGCAAATACTTTACTTTCGCACAAAGTTTTTGAGTATCTTTAAGGTCTGAATTATTTTTTCGCAATAGATGGGAAAGGATTGTGTAACAGTTTGGCGAGAATGCCTAGATATTATTAAAGGAGAGATCTCTGCACAGAGTTTTCATACGTGGTTTGTTCCAATCAAACCCGTTAAACTGGAGCATAATGTCTTAACTATTGCGGTGCCTAGCCCTTTTTTCTACGAGTGGCTAGAAGAATACTATGTTCATGTCCTTAAAAAGGCAATTGATGCTGTACTAGGGCCACAAGGTAAGCTAGAATATTCTATTATGATGACTAGAAGACCTAAGAATGCTCCTTTCACATTACAGAGAGGAAATCAGCCTCAGCAAGAAAGAAACTTTTTTGATCAACAATACGGTAATTCGAATCAAGGACAAGGAAATTATACTCCACCTCCTGCACCGAATACAGGTATGGATCAACAGGATAATTACATGGGAAATAATAATCAACAATTTCCTCAGTATAATACACCTTCTCAACAACAAGACGGTGGACAAAATCCCTTTCAGCAACAGTCGCAGCAGCAACAGCCACAACAACCTCAACAGCGTCCGGTAAACCCCAACCCTTACGCTAAAGAGAACAGAGAAGGAAATAGACCAAACTTCGGACAACAAGAAAATAGACCACCTCAGAACCCTTCAAATGATCAAAACGAATTTGGAGCGTCTGATCCTTATTTTCAACAATCCAATTTTGATCAGCAACAACAATACAATAGAGGAAATCAAAATCCTCCACAGCAAGGTCAAAATCCATGGTCAAATCAAAACCCTTCTTTAAACCAAGACAGTAATCCTACTCCGCCTCCGCAGGAACCAAGAGTTAATCCTTCTCAAAATGAGAACCTAGGCGGTGGACAGAGAAATTCATATCAAAACCCTCCTCAATACAGAAAGAGTAATTCTAATGAATTGCCTCAGTATAGAAATTCTCAACAGAGAAGACAAGAGGAGCAAAAGCAACAACCACAGCAACCTTCATATCCTTCACATCAAGGAACGAATATGGATGGTTTTGTGGATCATTTCAGGGTACCTCAAGCACAAGAAAGTAGCTATAGAGAATCTTTCTTGAATCCTACGTATACATTTGAAACTTTTATAGAGGGAGATTGTAATCGTTTGGCAAGGTCTGCAGGTATCGCTATTGCTAGAAAACCAGGCGCTACAGCTTTTAACCCTTTGGTCGTTTATGGTGGTGTTGGTTTAGGTAAAACTCACCTTGCACAGGCAGTAGGTAATGAAGTGAAATTGAGTGACCCTTCTAAGTTTGTGTTGTATGTGTCTTCGGAACAGTTTACAACTCAATTTATTGAGGCATTAAAGAATAATAACGTTCAACAATTCACCAACTACTATTTACAAGTAGATGTGTTGATTGTTGATGATATTCAATTCCTTGCTAAGAAAGAAAAAACTCAAGAAAACTTCTTCCATATCTTCAACCGTTTACATCAAAATGGTAAACAGATAATCATGACATCTGATAGACCTCCAAGAAGCTTAGAAGGTTTAACAGACAGATTATTATCTCGTTTTAAATGGGGGTTAACGGCAGATATTCAGAAGCCTGATTTTGAAACTAGAGTAGCTATTGTAAAGCAAAAACTAATGTCTGAAGGAGTAAATGTTCCTGATGATGTAGTAGAGTACTTATCTTATAATATCGATTCGAACATTAGAGAGTTGGAAGGTACTTTGGTATCGTTAGTAGCCAACGCTTCGTTAATGCAAAGAGAAGTCGATTTAGATATGGCTAAGAATGCTTTATTGAATATTGTAAGAAATACTGAAAAAGAGATCACAATTGAATTTATTCAACAGATTGTATCAGAGTATTTTGGTATTTCAGTGGATGAATTAAAGTCTAAGACTCGTAAGAAGGATATTGCTCAAGCAAGACAAATTGCGATGTATTTCTCTAAGGAGTATACAAAAGAGCCATTGAAATCGATAGGTAACCAATTTGGAGGTCGTGATCATAGTACAGTAGTTCATGCAAGTAAAGCAGTAACAAAACGAACAGCTTCCGATGCACTTTATAATAGAATTCTAGAAGAACTTCTAGACCAGATGAATATAAAGAGTAAAGGCTAAACGTAACGATATACATAAGAATACGTGACAAAAAAAAGGCTTAGTATAAATGCAAAGCTTGGTCTCGTTCAAATTTTTGCCCTATTATTTATTTTGATAGGGTTTTATTTTATAGATGAAACGAGAAAAGCTGCTAACGAAACAGACATTTGGCATGTAGTAGCCAGTGAATCTATTGCTCTTGTTGAATTAGAAAATCCTCAGCAAGTGAAAAGTCTGATAGACTCTTCTGAAATGATTATTGCCTTAAAGGATCTAGAAGGAGGAGTTTCTACTTTAAAGACTTTAGACCAACTATTATTAATGTTGGATTCTGCTAAAGTCAACCCAATTCTTGGAACAAAACAAAAAGTCTATTTTTCTTTAAACTCTACCGGAAGCCAGCCCATTTCTTGGTCTGTGTATATTCCTACTGATGAGAGAGTTTATCTTGATCCCTTTACACAACTGACGTCATTACCTCAAAGTACTTCTACAAGACAGTATAAAGGGATGATTGTCCATGAGTATTACGTAAATGGAGAACTTCTAACCGTAGCTAAAATCAGAAATTTTATTGTTGCTTCGACAGATGCTTTATGGGTAGAAGAGGCAATAAGAAATAATGGAGAGAAATTTTACGACGAATACTATTTCAAAACACTTTCACAGAAGTTAAGTCAATATGATCAGCAAATAGAATTAGCTGAAGGTATTAATGTGTGGTTAAGGCCTAACTCAATCGCACATTGGTTTTCAAGAAAAAACACACCAAGTCTTTTACATCCTTTTCCAAGTATCGAAGAGTTTTCTTATGGTATGAGAATAAAAAGTGCTTCAGAGAATAGTAATGAAGTTCAAATTATTGCTCATAATGTGTTACCAGAGAATGCCTTTAATGGATTTGTCAAAGAAGCTTTGACCTCTTCAATAGATAAAATACATCCTTTAATGGTAGATGATATTGCATTTTATCAGAGATGGCATGTTAGTAATATCAATACTTTTATAGATGGAGCTGCTGATTACTCAGACCTTGTAAAAAAAGGCTATTTGGAGAGTGTACAAAAGAGGCTTCAAAAATCAGGATTCGATTTAAATAAATTATCTGATCAGATTAAGGGTGACATTGCTAAGGCAACAATTACGAATGTAAGCGGTAGTGCATGGCAACACTTGTATTTCATGCAATTGAAAAACAATGTTGAATTTGATATTGCATTAGGTGATCTAAGAAATGACTTTGATGATAAGTCATCACAAAAAGTAGAATTAATAGGAAGAAGTGGTTTTACTATTTATAGGTTTCCTGTTGGTGATGTTTCTGGCGGTTTAATGGGTGTAGAATTTCAAGATTCATATCAAGCCTCTTATCTTCTAAGATTTAACGATTTTATGGTTATCTGTGGAGATTTACCAACTTTATCACAGTGGTTAAATGATTGGCTAGTGAAAAGAAGGTGGGTGAAACAACAACGATATAACGTATTAATCAATAAATTAAAAAATACTGAAGGCGAAGCATCTTTTGTAATGAATACAGAAACCTCTTGGCCTGCATTAAACTATCCACTTTCAAAAACATACCGAGATTATTTAAATAGACATCTCCAATTGTTTTTAAGCTTGAATTTCCAACTATGGAATATCAATAAAGATCAAATTGAATTATGTGGATTATTCAGTGGTCAGTTGAGAGAAGATAAAGCGAAGAAAATTGAAAAGGTATTAACGATTACAACAGGTGAAAAACTAGCAATGGCCCCGAGTATCTTTAAAGATGTAATGGGACAGCCAAAAGGGTTTACTTTAATCGATAAAGAGAATATCATAGAAACTTATTCTTTTGCAGGTGATACATTATTCTATCAAGAATTTGATTCAACGATATCTTCTGAACCGCAACTCATGTGGGATATGAATGGTGAAGCATCGGTATTTATTAGTTTAAAAAATAAGATTCTTCATCTATCAAGAAATACTTCGTATACAACTGGTTTTCCTGTAGAATTACCAATTTATTCACAAATCCAATATTTGAAGTGGTTGCCTTGGCATGCTAAAGGTAGTTCAGATATGATCCAGAATACAGATGGATTGGTACTGGCGACAGATACCTTAGGTAATATTTATGGGATCGACAAAAAGGGAGAATATAGAGGAAAGTGGTTACCTCAGAATACACTAGAACCTTTAATTATTCCACCTTATTTATTCCAGTCTGATGCAAAAAATTATGTAGTTACTTTATCGAAAACAGGTAAACTGATCATTTTTGATGCTGAAGGAAGATACATGAAAGGCTTCCCGATGTTATTTAAAAATATCGTTTCTCCACAGATTTTCGTTGTAGAGAATGCAAACCTAGATGAGACTGTGATCACTTTTATTACTTTAATTGGTGATTTAGTGGAAGT from Flammeovirga agarivorans harbors:
- the rplU gene encoding 50S ribosomal protein L21, whose product is MYAIVEIAGQQFKVEENKYIYTHKLNSEEGAAVEFDKVLLVDNADNVSVGAPTVEGAKVTGKVLGHVKGEKVIVFKKKRRKGYRVKNGHRQHFTKVLIEGISN
- the rpmA gene encoding 50S ribosomal protein L27, translated to MAHKKGAGSSRNGRESESKRLGVKIFGGSAAKAGNILVRQRGTTHHPGQNVGMGKDHTLFALVDGTVEFKKKRLGRSYISVVPTAE